In one Gadus morhua chromosome 7, gadMor3.0, whole genome shotgun sequence genomic region, the following are encoded:
- the LOC115546724 gene encoding protein ANTAGONIST OF LIKE HETEROCHROMATIN PROTEIN 1-like, producing the protein MAAAVAVSRPELNIAVTSTNMKAITIAALYELWNLEERNKPKRRRVWVHEIMRRRSELGEFHHLLQELRLDDGRFKRYLRLTVPLFDDLLARVGARISRQDTNYRRSISAAERLSICLRFLASGDSFRTIANSFRVGTSTVASIVSDVVTAIWDCLVEEFMAVPTAEEWRVVAERFEERWNFPLCCGAIDGKHVVLKAPANSGSQFFNYKGTFSIVLLAVVDADYCFRVIDVGGYGRTSDGGILANSAFGQALHAGDLQLPADRALPGAEHRGPLPHVFVADEAFPLRTNLMRPFPGRVLPPERRVFNYRLSRARLVVEDAFGILSSQWRIYRRVIEVRPELAERCIKATCVLHNFLRRTAPTAAVRECIPGGAVEPLPRLGRVAANNAGREAIRIRETFTSYFSEEGTVSWQDDI; encoded by the exons atggccgccgcggTGGCCGTCAGCCGACCGGAGCTCAACATTGCCGTGAC CTCCACAAACATGAAGGCCATcaccatcgctgcgctgtaTGAGTTGTGGAATTTGGAAGAGAGAAATAAACCCAAACGCcgtcgtgtttgggtgcatgagaTCATGCGTAGGCGCTCAgagctgggtgagtttcaccacctcctccaggaactccgCCTGGATGACGGCCGGTTCAAGCGGTATTTGCGCTTGACTGTCCCCTTGTTCGATGACCTGCTAGCCCGGGTTGGTGCCAGGATCTCCCGTCAGGACACCAACTACAGGCGCTCCATATCAGCGGCGGAGcgcctgtccatctgtctccg ATTCCTGGCTAGTGGTGATTCGTTCCGGACGATCGCCAACAGCTTCCGGGTCGggacctccaccgtggcttCCATCGTCTCGGATGTGGTCACGGCTATTTGggactgcctggtggaggagttcatggctgtgcccactgcagaggagtggagagtggtTGCAGAGCGGTTCGAGGAGCGGTGGAACTTCCCTCTCTGCTGTGGTGCCATCGATGGGAAGCATGTAGTTCTGAAGGCCCCTGCGAACTCCGGTTCGCAGTTCTTCAACTACAAGGGAACGTTTTCCATCGTTCTCTTGGCAGTTGTCGACGCAGACTACTGCTTCCGGGTCATCGATGTGGGGGGCTACGGGAGAACCAGTGATGGAGGAATTCTGGCCAACTCTGCGTTTGGTCAGGCCCTCCACGCTGGCGATCTCCAGCTCCCTGCTGACAGAGCACTGCCGGGGGCTGAGCACAGAGGACCCCTGCCTCATGTGTTTGTAGCGGACGAGGCCTTTCCGCTACGGACCAACCTCATGAGGCCATTCCCCGGACGCGTCCTCCCACCAGAGCGGCGCGTCTTTAACTACCGTCTGTCCCGGGCtcggttggtggtggaggacgcATTTGgtatcctctcctctcagtgGCGGATCTACCGGAGGGTCATCGAGGTCCGTCCTGAGCTGGCAGAGAGATGCATCAAGGCCACCTGTGTGCTCCACAATTTCCTCCGCAGAacagcaccaacagcagcagtgagGGAGTGCATCCCGGGTGGTGCGGTGGAGCCTCTGCCAAGGCTGGGGAGAGTGGCTGCCAACAACGCCGGGAGAGAGGCCATTCGGATCCGCGAGACCTTCACCTCCTACTTCTCTGAAGAAGGAACCGTCTCGTGGCAGGACGACATTTAG